A genomic window from Silene latifolia isolate original U9 population chromosome Y, ASM4854445v1, whole genome shotgun sequence includes:
- the LOC141627734 gene encoding uncharacterized protein LOC141627734 encodes MVNTPAKKIIRLSRQELLDHGQSSGKLGNSNLLESLNNMTPKAGIGVTGSVLPPLGDYGAQFIHMEVRDLSTSYKFYVTMIYAFNDVTKRKDLWAKLIPFNSKFKGPWIICGDFNTVLVPSERLGGNSTFEELDDFQQCVNECGEPASRVFSRLDRLLVNDEWLKDNPLAYTHFYSEGVFDHTPCVVQVQNDLEKPRRAFKYYNIWSQAVEFKDCVHQVWNQTIPGTPMFQDFIKQKLRDDPLNPVLLNQEREALDSFKFLEKACADFLLQKSKAIWVDMGDDNTKYFHNIIKGKQSRNKVIRIENLKGKCCDDPKSIQGAFLELYEQLLGTAEPVLNISSSVVQLGKGCTSSYHTVLLAPVSKEEIKQVMFSIPSHKAAGKLLKQLNHTLITLVPKCALPQNVTQFRPISCCNVLYKCIAKLLCNRLSEVFPDIISDNQGGFVKGRSIMENILICQDIVRLYNRKAIFPRFLLKVDLKKAYDSVSWEFLEQMLGALNFPAQFIDLLMECVKSASYSLVLNGGIFGFFKGKKGLRQGDPLSPLLFTVAMEYLSRVLAFVSANMPFKFHPMCGKLKLTHLMFADDLLLFSKGDVGSIMILLRAFATFSKASGLQMSPPKTSAYFRGVPAWVKEEILLVSGFHEGELPFKYLGVPITAGRLNKDQGQVLVEKMSIFIIPKGILRRINALCRNFLWDGKVDFMRVPLVSWDNVCSPRQEGGLGVKNSIIWNVAAVGKLVWWVYCSPDKLWVKWINQVYLKHENWHDYTPRGDVSWGWKNVCRVKDKLISGYSHGSWSLDTRGYTISSGYDILRPRSQVVTWHQYIWHHWTVPKHRFLGWLLVRKAMQVKEKLFALGICQDDLCLLCGSASETHQHLFEECVYSKRILMGMAQRCKVSLPTGDILQWIWQQAWSQVKKGILICSFMACYYFIWKKRNRVRCEQILGHPDFVCKHVYQVVKLRINVFSNSILGRDRMWLSSTDLCK; translated from the exons ATGGTGAATACCCCTGCAAAGAAGATTATAAGACTAAGTAGACAGGAGTTGTTAGATCATGGTCAGAGTTCTGGTAAATTGGGTAACTCTAATCTTTTGGAATCTCTTAATAATATGACTCCTAAAGCTGGCATTGGTGTAACTGGTAGTGTGTTACCTCCTCTTGGGG ACTATGGAGCTCAGTTTATTCACATGGAGGTAAGGGATCTGAGTACTAGCTATAAGTTCTATGTCACCATGATATATGCTTTTAATGATGTTACTAAGAGGAAAGATCTCTGGGCAAAACTTATACCTTTCAATAGCAAATTTAAGGGTCCTTGGATTATTTGTGGAGATTTCAATACTGTGTTGGTCCCTTCTGAAAGGTTGGGTGGTAATTCTACTTTTGAAGAACTGGATGATTTTCAGCAGTGTGTTAATGAGTGTGGA GAGCCTGCCTCAAGGGTTTTCAGTAGACTTGATAGATTATTGGTCAATGATGAGTGGCTGAAAGACAATCCTCTTGCTTATACTCATTTCTATTCTGAGGGGGTCTTTGATCACACTCCTTGTGTTGTTCAAGTTCAGAATGATTTGGAGAAACCTAGGAGGGCTTTTAAATACTATAATATTTGGAGTCAGGCTGTGGAGTTTAAAGATTGTGTTCATCAGGTCTGGAACCAGACTATCCCTGGTACTCCTATGTTTCAG GATTTTATTAAGCAAAAGCTCAGAGATGATCCTTTAAATCCTGTACTTCTGAATCAAGAAAGAGAGGCTCTTGATAGTTTTAAGTTCCTGGAGAAGGCTTGTGCTGACTTCTTACTTCAAAAATCTAAGGCTATCTGGGTGGATATGGGGGATGATAACACCAAATATTTCCACAATATCATTAAAGGCAAGCAATCCAGGAATAAGGTTATTAGAATTGAGAATCTTAAGGGCAAATGTTGTGATGATCCTAAGTCTATCCAGGGGGCTTTCCTGGAGTTATATGAACAGCTCCTTGGTACTGCTGAACCTGTTTTGAATATAAGCTCTTCTGTTGTCCAATTGGGGAAGGGATGCACTAGTTCTTATCATACAGTCCTCCTTGCTCCAGTGTCTAAGGAAGAGATTAAGCAGGTTATGTTCTCCATTCCAAGTCACAAGGCTGCAG GAAAGTTGTTAAAGCAGCTGAACCACACTCTCATTACTCTGGTTCCTAAATGTGCTTTACCTCAGAATGTTACCCAATTCAGGCCCATTTCTTGCTGCAATGTGTTGTATAAGTGCATTGCTAAGTTGTTATGTAACAGACTCTCTGAGGTTTTTCCTGATATTATTAGTGACAATCAAGGAGGCTTTGTCAAGGGGAGGAGCATTATGGAAAACATTTTAATCTGTCAGGATATAGTAAGACTTTATAATAGAAAAGCTATCTTTCCTAGATTCCTTTTGAAGGTGGACCTAAAGAAAGCATATGACTCTGTCAGTTGGGAGTTTTTGGAACAAATGTTGGGTGCTTTAAATTTTCCTGCTCAGTTTATTGATCTTCTGATGGAGTGTGTGAAAAGTGCCAGTTACTCCTTAGTACTCAATGGTGGTATCTTTGGCTTCTTTAAGGGGAAAAAGGGTCTTAGGCAAGGGGATCCCTTGTCTCCTTTACTCTTCACTGTTGCTATGGAGTATCTTAGTAGGGTTTTAGCTTTTGTGTCTGCCAATATGcctttcaagtttcaccctatgTGTGGTAAGCTTAAATTAACACatttgatgtttgctgatgatttgcTCCTGTTTAGTAAAGGGGATGTGGGTTCAATCATGATTCTTTTAAGAGCCTTTGCCACCTTTTCTAAAGCTTCAGGTCTGCAAATGAGCCCTCCTAAAACTAGTGCTTATTTCAGAGGGGTTCCAGCTTGGGTGAAAGAGGAAATTCTACTTGTCTCTGGGTTCCATGAAGGTGAACTCCCTTTTAAATACTTGGGTGTTCCTATTACTGCAGGTAGACTGAACAAAGATCAAGGTCAGGTTTTAGTTGAAAAG ATGAGCATCTTTATCATACCTAAAGGAATTCTGAGGAGGATTAATGCTCTCTGTAGGAATTTTTTGTGGGATGGCAAAGTGGATTTTATGAGAGTTCCCTTAGTTAGTTGGGATAATGTGTGCTCTCCAAGACAAGAAGGTGGGTTAGGAGTCAAGAATAGCATAATTTGGAATGTTGCTGCAGTTGGAAAGTTAGTCTGGTGGGTGTATTGCAGCCCTGATAAGCTATGGGTGAAGTGGATTAATCAGGTGTATTTAAAACATGAGAATTGGCATGATTATACTCCCAGGGGAGATGTTAGCTGGGGTTGGAAAAATGTTTGTCGTGTTAAAGATAAACTTATCTCTGGCTATTCTCATGGTTCTTGGTCTCTTGATACTAGGGGCTATACTATCAGTAGTGGGTATGATATCTTAAGACCTCGTTCTCAGGTTGTGACTTGGCATCAGTATATATGGCATCACTGGACTGTGCCTAAGCACAGATTCTTGGGCTGGCTGTTGGTAAGGAAGGCAATGCAGGTTAAAGAGAAACTGTTTGCTCTGGGTATCTGTCAGGATGACTTGTGTTTGCTATGTGGCAGTGCTTCTGAGACTCATCAGCACCTGTTTGAGGAGTGTGTCTACAGCAAGCGTATCCTTATGGGGATGGCACAACGTTGTAAGGTATCTTTACCTACTGGAGATATTTTGCAATGGATTTGGCAGCAAGCGTGGTCACAGGTTAAGAAGGGTATTCTCATTTGCTCCTTTATGGCCTGTTACTACTTCATATGGAAGAAAAGGAATAGAGTAAGATGTGAGCAGATCCTTGGACACCCTGATTTTGTTTGTAAACATGTTTACCAGGTTGTTAAGTTGAGGATTAATGTATTTAGCAACTCCATTCTGGGTAGGGATAGGATGTGGTTGTCTAGTACTGATTTGTGTAAGTAG